The genomic window AAAAATCACTGTCAGAAATTTTAAAGATTGATGACCTTATTTTTTGATAAGGAAATTACGTTAAAGTATAATAGTTCAAAATTTGTACTGAAGGATTTAAACGAAGAATGGATTTAACTGCTTTAAGAGAAGAATATACTCGTCATGGTTTAACGAGAGATGATTTAGAAGATAATCCTTTTAAACAGTTTGAAAAGTGGTTTCAACAGGCTACAGAAGCAGAACTATCTGAACCGAATGCGATGAGTTTAGCCACAGCTTCAGCCAAAGGAGAACCTTCTATAAGAACCGTTCTTTTAAAATATTTTGATGAAAAAGGATTTGTTTTTTTTACAAACTACGAAAGTAGAAAAGCCCAACAAATTGAAGAAAATCCTCACGTTGCGTTATTGTTTTTATGGCTTCCTTTAGAACGTCAAGTAAAAATTCAAGGAACTGCTACCAAAGTGTCTACAGCAGAGTCTTTAAATTATTTTACCAGTCGTCCGAGAGGGAGTCAATTAGGGGCTTGGTGTTCGGCACAAAGTTCAGTTATTTCCTCACGGAAACTATTAGAAATGAAGTTTGAAGAATTAAAATATAAATTTCAACATGGAGAGATTCCTTTACCCTCTTTTTGGGGAGGATATCGAGTCAAACCCACACGGTTTGAATTTTGGCAAGGACGACCCAACCGTTTACACGATCGCTTTTCCTATACTTTAACAGAAACAGATGACACAACTTGGGGAATTCATCGTTTAGCCCCTTAAGATAAGGTATGATTTGAACAACACACTTATGAGATTAATATGTGAAAACTGACAGTATTTTTTATCAACTCTTTCAAACCTTTCCCCCTTGCTTTTTTGATTGACTGAATTCTCCAGAAGAGACAGTTAATTATTATCAATTGCCAAACAAAAGCAAAACGTTCTATCATTAATCTAAATACTTTGTTAATATTGTTCACATAAGCAATCCGACGGAGAAACACTATTATTATGACTCAATCGACCAAATCTACTGTTATCTCCCCTTCCATCCTTTCGGCTGATTTTAGCCGTTTAGGTGCAGAAATTGAAGCAGTGGATAAAGCGGGCGCAGACTGGATTCATGTTGATGTCATGGACGGTCGTTTTGTTCCTAACATCACCATCGGACCATTAATTGTTGATGCCATTCGCCCCTACACCAAAAAACCCCTCGATGTTCATTTAATGATCGTTGAACCTGAAAAATATGTAGCTGACTTTGCTAAAGCAGGGGCTGACATTATCTCCGTTCATGCAGAACATAACGCTTCACCACACTTACACCGCACTTTAGGTCAAATTCGGGAATTAGGCAAACAAGCAGGGGTTGTTCTCAATCCTTCTACTCCCTTAGACTTAATTGAATATGTCTTAGAATTGTGTGATTTAGTCTTGATTATGAGTGTTAACCCTGGTTTCGGGGGACAAAGCTTTATTCCTGAAATGGTGACTAAAATTCGCAAATTACGTCAAATGTGCGACGAAAAAGGACTTGATCCCTGGATTGAAGTGGATGGGGGACTCAAACCTGCTAACACCTGGCAGGTGTTAGAAGCTGGAGCTAATGCAATTGTAGCAGGATCAGCTGTCTTTAAAGCAGATGACTATGCAGAAGCCATTGAAGGGATTCGTAATAGCAAGCGTCCTCAACCTGAGTTAGCAACTGTATAATAAGAGGCGATCAATAGCGATCGCTCTTTTCACGCCGTAATCCATAACAGTAGGATAGGGGTCAACAGCAGTCGCCCCCTATCCTACTTATTTTCTTATTCTATGAAAGACTCATCTGAGAAGGATTGAGATATTGATAACTCAGATCAGAATCTTGCCAAACTTTGCCATCTAAGGCCATCTGTTCGATTAAACTGGCTAAACGTAACGCTTTTAACGCCTGAGTTCCTCCCACAGAAGGTTGATCTCCACCTCTAACACAATGGACAAAATGTTCTAATTCGGCGTGTAGCGGTTCTATTTTGGTGGTATGGACTTTTTCAATTAATCCATCTTGACGGTATAAAACCTGTCCGTAGTCGGTGCTATAGTTGGCAGTGGTTTGTCGGTGAATTAAAATATCGTTGTTGAGAAAATCCGCTTCCGTTAAACAGTTTTTACAATGGGCTGCTAAACGACGAATTTTACGATGGGTCACTTTACTTGCTGTTAGGGTGGCCACAATGCCATTGGCAAATCCCAGGGTGGCCGTTACATAATCGAGATGACCCGAATTAGAGGCACAACTACCACTGGCGGTGAGTTTGACCACAGGAGAACCGACTAACTCTAAGAGTAAATCAATATCGTGGATCATTAAATCCAACACCACAGAAACATCAT from Crocosphaera subtropica ATCC 51142 includes these protein-coding regions:
- the rpe gene encoding ribulose-phosphate 3-epimerase codes for the protein MTQSTKSTVISPSILSADFSRLGAEIEAVDKAGADWIHVDVMDGRFVPNITIGPLIVDAIRPYTKKPLDVHLMIVEPEKYVADFAKAGADIISVHAEHNASPHLHRTLGQIRELGKQAGVVLNPSTPLDLIEYVLELCDLVLIMSVNPGFGGQSFIPEMVTKIRKLRQMCDEKGLDPWIEVDGGLKPANTWQVLEAGANAIVAGSAVFKADDYAEAIEGIRNSKRPQPELATV
- the pdxH gene encoding pyridoxamine 5'-phosphate oxidase, producing the protein MDLTALREEYTRHGLTRDDLEDNPFKQFEKWFQQATEAELSEPNAMSLATASAKGEPSIRTVLLKYFDEKGFVFFTNYESRKAQQIEENPHVALLFLWLPLERQVKIQGTATKVSTAESLNYFTSRPRGSQLGAWCSAQSSVISSRKLLEMKFEELKYKFQHGEIPLPSFWGGYRVKPTRFEFWQGRPNRLHDRFSYTLTETDDTTWGIHRLAP
- a CDS encoding Gfo/Idh/MocA family protein translates to MSDTQKPLTSQRSIFDPIRIGVIGVGNMGQHHSRILSLLKDVELVGVSDVNVERGIDIASKYRVRFFENYQDLLPHVDAVCIAVPTRLHHSVGMDCLRAGVHTLIEKPIAASIAEAESLVNAAASSHGILQVGHIERFNPAFQELSKVLKTEEVLALEAHRMSPYSQRANDVSVVLDLMIHDIDLLLELVGSPVVKLTASGSCASNSGHLDYVTATLGFANGIVATLTASKVTHRKIRRLAAHCKNCLTEADFLNNDILIHRQTTANYSTDYGQVLYRQDGLIEKVHTTKIEPLHAELEHFVHCVRGGDQPSVGGTQALKALRLASLIEQMALDGKVWQDSDLSYQYLNPSQMSLS